A region of Papilio machaon chromosome 14, ilPapMach1.1, whole genome shotgun sequence DNA encodes the following proteins:
- the LOC106708433 gene encoding plexin A3, which produces MWRVLLALAAFGVADGSHDVVRSFSDPLATPASLFNHLVVDRNTGRVYVGAVNRIYQLSPDLEVAQSFVTGPVNDSALCTFDCPPSFVKKPTDNVNKALVIDYATSRLITCGSVLQGLCSVRNLNNISHDVREVREPVVANNASASTVAFIAPGPPNPPMTQVMYIGVTFTGNSPYRSEVPTVSSRSLEDDRLFMIARTAVTTGTRMFVNSLSRERYPINYVYGFSSEGFSYFLTTQLRGVGSDTYYSKLVRVCHDDENYYSYTEIPMSCTGEGGGNYGYNLVQAAFVGKAGSVLSSELGITPQHDVLFAAFSQSESINTNTPSNLSALCVYSLKAIRRKFMQNIKTCFSGNGSRGLDFISPSHPCIPTKLQSISEDFCGLDVNTPLGGEQPVEAVPVAKFEKRLTAVAATATGDYTVVFAGTAEGHLKKIVVESATSAFEYGDIVIDERSPVNKDLFFDTQLMHLYVMTESKVSKVKVQECSVYKSCLTCLGAKDPYCGWCSLENKCSLRSDCQEAAKDPLYWISYRSGRCTTITQVTPNQLQRTTARTLDLHIENLPTLNGQFLCAFTALDRTLKTNATRKPYGVNCTTPRTDTLPPIPSGQHHFTAKLSVRTTQGPDFVATNFTFFDCNTYSSCTQCVSSSFPCDWCVDGHRCTHDTAENCRNDILVTGISRIGPSYRSGPSFCPTINSTSDGTNEILVPSGVKKAIKVKVHIIGQFIVQTRFVCQFNIEGRVTHVNAKLLADTIYCEPVEFTYTSRAPNITASFAVIWGGSKPLDNPDDTHILIYRCSDMADNCGICLALPEKFGCGWCQGSDRCEVQEQCGAPSVWLNRTQTCPNPEIHSFRPQLGPWDGGTNITIEGINLGRNISDIYNGVTIAGIKCQPIVELYVKTRRIVCTVDGPGEEVPRDGPVVVRVADYRGESKHHYAFVNPKINSIQPKYGPQSGGTKLRITGEYLNAGNNIQAFIDDLPCAILSVSHEEAVCRTSHSYQLKMGTLRMRFDTGVRKLEREKFEYIEDPVVEFVESGPPLTSQRKQPKGIPSGGINIKVMGRNFHSIQFPQIYVYHDNRPYIAPCHRVDFQTHLICESPGIESAGLNLDPDRPLELEYGFNMDDVQSVQNLTSKTGNAFLLYPDPIYEKFDEDVKYYKSEYLTINGQNLDRACTESDVEVRIGESVCNVTSLARHQLTCRPPARDELPDGVVSPEVVVRVGRALTYKIGKLSYDSQAGLQAAIGKPILFGVSASVFILILIFVVFLVMYRRKSTENIRVLKNMQEQMDILELRVAAECKEAFAELQTEMTDLTGDVTGGIPFLDYRTYAMKILFPNIDDHAVLQWERPELMRKEKGLKLFGQLIMHKTFLLLFIRTLESNRYFSMRDRVNVASLIMVTLQSKMEYCTDVLKTLLAELIEKCMEGKSHPKLLLRRTESVAEKMLSAWFTFLLYKFLRECAGEPLYLLFRSMKGQVDKGPVDAITSEARYSLSEEKLIRQSIDFKAMTVSVSISQQTIFVSGLEATTENVQVKVLDCDTISQVKEKCLDAIYRATPYSQRPSRDELDLEWRTGACGRLILYDEDSTTKCEGEWRKLNTLNHYRVPDCACLSLVAKQSSVYNLSNMEKNDKSHTYETLNRGKYGSASPPASPLKYEHGGGFKYWHLVRHHDGDAHKEGERGNKMVSEIYLTRLLATKGTLQKFVDDLFETIFSTAHRGSALPLAIKYMFDFLDDQALQHAISDPEVVHTWKSNSLPLRFWVNLIKNPNFVFDVHKSNTVDSCLSVIAQTFMDSCSTSDHILGKDSPSSKLLYAKDIPVYKEWVERYYADIKLMPAISDQDMNAMLAEESRLHTKEFNTNCALNELYAYAVKYNEQLMVTLEEDEFSQKQRLAYRLEQVHGLMAHNYDV; this is translated from the coding sequence ATGTGGCGCGTGCTACTGGCCCTGGCGGCCTTCGGCGTCGCCGACGGCTCCCACGACGTCGTGCGCTCCTTCTCCGACCCTCTCGCCACGCCCGCGTCGCTCTTCAATCACCTGGTCGTCGATCGCAACACCGGCCGGGTCTACGTGGGCGCAGTCAACAGAATATACCAGCTGTCTCCCGATCTCGAGGTCGCCCAGTCGTTCGTCACTGGACCGGTCAACGATTCGGCTCTCTGTACCTTTGATTGCCCGCCGAGTTTTGTGAAGAAGCCCACCGATAACGTCAACAAGGCGCTCGTCATAGACTATGCGACTAGCCGCCTCATTACGTGCGGCTCGGTGTTGCAAGGATTGTGCTCAGTGCGGAACTTGAATAACATTTCTCATGATGTGCGCGAAGTGCGCGAACCGGTCGTCGCAAACAATGCCAGCGCCTCGACCGTGGCTTTCATCGCTCCGGGGCCACCTAACCCCCCGATGACGCAGGTGATGTACATCGGCGTCACCTTCACCGGCAACTCTCCTTACCGCTCCGAAGTGCCCACCGTGAGCAGTCGCTCTTTAGAGGATGACCGTCTATTCATGATAGCCAGAACCGCCGTGACAACCGGCACAAGAATGTTCGTAAATTCTCTGTCCCGAGAACGATACCCTATAAACTATGTATACGGCTTCAGTTCGGAAGGATTCAGTTATTTCTTAACAACTCAGCTGCGCGGCGTCGGATCCGATACGTATTACAGTAAGTTGGTGCGTGTGTGCCACGACGATGAAAACTACTACTCGTACACAGAAATACCGATGTCCTGCACAGGCGAGGGTGGTGGAAACTACGGCTACAACCTCGTGCAAGCCGCCTTCGTTGGAAAAGCGGGCTCCGTGTTGTCGTCTGAACTCGGAATAACGCCGCAGCACGACGTCCTCTTTGCTGCTTTCAGTCAAAGTGAGTCGATAAATACGAACACACCTTCAAATCTTTCGGCGCTTTGTGTTTATTCGCTAAAGGCCATCCGTCGAAAGTTTATGCAGAACATAAAAACTTGCTTTAGTGGCAATGGCTCGCGGGGCTTAGACTTTATATCGCCATCCCACCCTTGCATACCAACAAAATTACAATCGATAAGCGAAGATTTCTGTGGATTGGACGTTAACACGCCTTTGGGGGGTGAACAACCAGTGGAAGCGGTTCCCGTGGCGAAATTCGAGAAGAGGCTGACCGCGGTGGCGGCCACAGCGACCGGTGACTACACTGTCGTGTTTGCCGGCACGGCAGAGGGACATCTCAAGAAGATCGTCGTCGAGAGCGCCACTTCAGCGTTCGAGTATGGAGATATTGTAATCGATGAGCGCTCGCCGGTCAACAAAGACTTATTCTTCGATACTCAATTAATGCATTTATATGTGATGACCGAGAGCAAAGTGTCTAAAGTGAAAGTTCAAGAGTGTAGCGTATACAAATCGTGTTTAACATGCCTAGGTGCCAAAGACCCGTACTGTGGTTGGTGTTCTTTAGAGAATAAGTGTAGCCTTCGATCGGACTGTCAGGAGGCGGCTAAAGATCCTCTGTATTGGATATCTTATCGCAGTGGACGTTGTACGACTATCACTCAAGTTACACCGAATCAATTGCAACGAACTACTGCAAGGACTCTAGATTTACATATAGAAAACCTACCAACTCTCAATGGTCAATTCTTGTGCGCATTTACAGCTTTAGATCGTACGCTGAAAACTAACGCTACTCGAAAACCTTACGGGGTAAATTGTACCACTCCTCGTACCGATACCTTACCGCCGATACCCTCCGGCCAGCATCACTTCACTGCAAAGCTGTCAGTGCGCACGACACAGGGACCCGATTTTGTAGCGACTAATTTCACATTCTTCGACTGTAACACGTATAGCTCTTGTACTCAGTGCGTAAGCTCGTCGTTCCCTTGCGATTGGTGCGTCGACGGCCACCGCTGCACGCACGACACGGCCGAGAACTGTAGGAACGACATCCTCGTCACAGGCATCAGTAGGATTGGACCTAGTTACCGCTCCGGTCCAAGCTTCTGTCCCACCATTAATTCCACTTCCGACGGCACTAATGAGATTCTCGTTCCATCCGGTGTTAAAAAggcaataaaagtaaaagttcaTATTATAGGTCAATTTATAGTCCAGACGAGGTTTGTGTGCCAGTTTAATATCGAGGGCCGCGTGACCCACGTGAATGCCAAGCTTCTCGCCGATACGATTTATTGCGAACCCGTTGAATTTACTTATACGTCTCGTGCTCCGAATATAACCGCATCGTTTGCCGTCATATGGGGTGGATCTAAACCGCTAGATAATCCGGACGACACCCACATACTCATATATCGTTGTAGCGACATGGCGGATAATTGCGGTATCTGTTTGGCTCTGCCAGAGAAGTTCGGTTGTGGTTGGTGTCAGGGTTCGGACCGATGCGAAGTACAAGAACAATGCGGGGCCCCCAGTGTGTGGTTGAATCGGACTCAAACGTGCCCCAATCCGGAAATCCATTCTTTTAGACCGCAACTAGGCCCGTGGGACGGCGGCACAAATATAACTATTGAAGGCATAAATCTAGGCCGGAATATATCGGATATCTACAATGGCGTCACTATAGCTGGAATCAAATGTCAGCCAATAGTAGAATTGTACGTGAAAACGCGGCGTATAGTTTGTACCGTGGACGGCCCCGGCGAGGAGGTCCCGCGGGACGGCCCCGTCGTTGTCAGAGTCGCTGACTATCGCGGCGAGTCGAAACATCATTACGCCTTCGTGAATCCAAAAATAAATTCCATCCAACCTAAATACGGTCCACAATCGGGAGGAACTAAATTACGTATTACTGGCGAATATCTGAACGCTGGTAATAATATTCAAGCTTTCATCGACGACTTACCGTGCGCGATCCTTTCTGTTTCACACGAAGAAGCCGTATGTCGTACGAGCCATTCTTACCAACTTAAAATGGGTACGTTACGTATGCGTTTCGACACCGGAGTGCGGAAACTGGAACGCGAAAAGTTTGAGTATATAGAGGACCCCGTGGTCGAATTCGTCGAGTCCGGTCCGCCGTTAACGTCGCAACGCAAACAACCCAAAGGCATTCCATCCGGAGGAATAAACATTAAAGTGATGGGTCGTAACTTCCATTCCATTCAGTTCCCACAAATATATGTCTACCACGACAACCGACCGTATATAGCTCCTTGCCATAGAGTCGATTTTCAAACGCATCTCATTTGCGAGTCCCCAGGCATTGAGAGTGCTGGGCTTAATCTAGACCCGGACAGACCTCTGGAATTAGAATACGGATTTAATATGGACGACGTCCAGAGCGTACAGAACTTGACTAGTAAAACGGGCAACGCTTTTCTCCTTTATCCGGATCCTATTTACGAGAAATTTGACGAGGACGTAAAGTATTACAAGTCCGAATACTTGACTATCAACGGTCAGAACTTAGACAGGGCGTGTACTGAGAGTGACGTTGAAGTACGTATAGGCGAGAGCGTGTGCAATGTGACGTCACTGGCGCGCCACCAGCTGACGTGCCGGCCGCCAGCGCGCGACGAGTTGCCGGACGGCGTGGTCTCGCCCGAAGTGGTGGTGCGCGTGGGCCGAGCGCTCACTTACAAGATCGGTAAACTGTCTTACGACTCGCAGGCCGGCCTGCAGGCGGCGATCGGCAAGCCGATACTTTTTGGCGTCAGCGCTAGtgtatttattcttatattgATATTTGTCGTATTTCTAGTTATGTATAGGCGTAAATCCACTGAAAATATTagggtattaaaaaatatgcagGAGCAAATGGATATTTTAGAGTTAAGAGTTGCGGCTGAGTGTAAAGAGGCGTTCGCCGAGCTTCAGACTGAGATGACCGACCTGACGGGAGACGTGACGGGCGGCATTCCTTTCTTGGACTACCGCACATACGCGATGAAGATCTTGTTCCCCAACATCGACGACCACGCCGTCCTGCAGTGGGAACGACCAGAGCTTATGAGGAAAGAGAAGGGTCTGAAATTGTTCGGCCAATTGATAATGCATAAAACATTcctattattgtttattcgtACTTTAGAAAGCAATAGATATTTTTCAATGCGAGATCGTGTTAATGTAGCTTCTCTTATTATGGTAACTTTACAAAGTAAGATGGAATATTGTACTGATGTTTTAAAGACGTTGCTGGCAGAGCTAATCGAAAAGTGCATGGAGGGGAAAAGCCACCCTAAGTTATTACTGAGGCGTACGGAGAGCGTCGCTGAAAAGATGCTCAGCGCGTGGTTTACTTTCCTTTTGTATAAATTCTTACGTGAATGTGCCGGCGAACCGCTCTACCTTCTATTTAGGTCGATGAAAGGTCAAGTCGACAAGGGCCCGGTGGATGCGATCACCTCCGAAGCGCGCTATTCTCTGAGCGAAGAGAAACTCATTAGACAATCGATAGATTTTAAAGCGATGACCGTGAGCGTATCGATATCGCAACAGACGATCTTCGTGAGCGGCTTGGAAGCGACCACGGAAAACGTTCAAGTCAAAGTTCTCGATTGCGATACGATTAGTCAAGTGAAGGAGAAATGCCTCGATGCTATTTACCGCGCGACGCCGTACTCGCAGCGGCCGAGCCGCGATGAGCTTGATTTGGAATGGCGCACGGGCGCTTGCGGTCGACTGATTCTGTATGACGAGGACAGCACTACTAAGTGCGAAGGCGAATGGCGCAAACTAAACACTCTAAATCACTATCGTGTACCGGACTGCGCGTGTCTCAGTCTCGTGGCCAAACAAAGCTCCGTTTACAATTTGTCCAACATGGAGAAAAATGACAAGTCACATACGTATGAGACACTGAATAGAGGTAAATACGGTTCCGCTAGTCCTCCTGCGAGCCCACTCAAGTACGAGCACGGCGGCGGCTTTAAGTACTGGCACCTCGTCCGGCACCACGACGGCGATGCGCACAAGGAGGGCGAGCGCGGTAACAAAATGGTCTCTGAGATATACCTAACCCGTCTGCTTGCCACCAAGGGTACACTACAGAAGTTTGTCGACGACTTGTTCGAGACGATCTTCAGCACCGCACACCGCGGCTCCGCGCTGCCGCTAGCCATCAAGTACATGTTTGACTTCCTCGATGACCAGGCGCTGCAGCACGCTATCTCTGATCCCGAGGTCGTTCACACCTGGAAAAGTAATTCTCTTCCGCTTCGTTTCTgggttaatttaattaaaaatcccAATTTCGTTTTCGACGTTCACAAGTCTAACACGGTCGATTCATGCCTATCGGTTATCGCGCAAACGTTCATGGATTCGTGCTCGACGTCCGATCACATCCTTGGCAAGGACTCACCCTCCTCTAAGCTGCTGTACGCGAAAGACATTCCCGTATACAAAGAGTGGGTGGAGCGCTACTACGCGGACATAAAGTTGATGCCCGCTATATCGGACCAGGACATGAATGCCATGTTGGCGGAGGAGTCGCGCCTGCACACGAAGGAGTTCAACACGAACTGTGCGCTCAACGAGCTGTACGCGTACGCTGTCAAGTACAACGAGCAGCTGATGGTGACGCTGGAGGAGGACGAGTTCTCGCAGAAGCAGCGGCTGGCGTACCGCCTGGAGCAGGTGCACGGCCTCATGGCGCACAACTACGACGTGTAA